GCCTTCAGACCGGCCGCTACGACTTCGCTATCGCGGGTCTTTTCTCAACCATACCACGTGCCACGTCTGCAGCGTTTACTGATCCGATTTTCTACCTTGGCAATTCCGCAATGGTGCTGGACGGCGATGATCGCTTCGACGATATCGAGAACGTCATGGATCTCGATCAGGAGGATCTCACCATCGCGGTGGTCTCCGGGGAGCAAAGCCACGATTTCGTGCGCAACAACTTCGAGAACGCCGAAATCGAAGTGGTTCGTTCGAGTGATCTCACGTCCGCGATGCTGCAGGTCATGTCCCGGCGGGCGGACGTCGCCATGTCCGACCATTTCGTGGTGCGCAAGTTTGTCGCCCAGCAGGATGGGACACGCGACCTGTTTCCTGACAACCCCTGGAATATTCAGCCCATTACATGGGCCGTCCGGCACGAAGACCAACAGCTGCTCACGTTCCTGAACAACGCCATTGAGTACATGGTGAGCACCGGCCAGTTGCAGGAACTCATGCGTGATCCGCGCTACGAGGACGTGCCGTTCATTCGCCCGGTTCGCGAGCTCGAACCCATCAACTGAAGTGATCACTGGAGGCGTCCATGGACTACCAGTTCAATTTCGCCGTTGTATGGGAGTACCGGTGGGTTCTCGGTCAGAGCATCTGGATTACGTTACAGATCTCTCTGGCCGCCATTCTCCTGGGTACGGCCATGGGCGTTCTCCTCGGGTCTGTACGTCACTATGCGGCCAGAAGTCTACTGGCATTTCCGGCGTGGGCATTGGCAACAGGCTATGTCTACCTATTCCTGTCCATCCCCGCGCTGGTTTTCATGCTCTGGCTGTACTACTGCCTGCCGCTGTTCGGCATCAATATCAGCGCCTATTACACGGCGATTCTGGCTTTGGCTCTGAACCTCTCGCCCTTTGCCGCGGAAATCTTCCGGTCCGGACTGGCGAATATTCCGAAGGGAGAACTGAACGCCGCCCAGGCCATTGGCTACACACGCCTGCAAACACTGGCGTTGTTCATGGTGCCGCAAATCTTCCGCAACTCGGTTCCACCGATGATGAATCAGTACTACACCACGATTAAGCTTTCGTCGCTGGCCTCGGTGATTGGCGTCTTCGAGATCGTGAATACGTCCCAGGAAGTCATTAATCAGACTTATCGGACCCTCGAGGTCTACACAGCGGTGGCGCTTTGTTATGCCGTGATTATCGTGCCGCTGGCCGTGCTCAGCAAGAAGTACGAGGACCGGGTTCTCATCAAGCGGGTATGAAGCCATGAAGACAGGAATCGAAGTACGGGACCTCGCCGCATCCTACGGCGAGGGGCGCAAGCAGGTCTCCGTTTTCACAGATCTCACGTTCAAGATCGGTCTGGGCGAGATCGCTATGGTCATCGGCCCCAGTGGTGCGGG
The DNA window shown above is from Aquisalimonas sp. 2447 and carries:
- a CDS encoding ABC transporter substrate-binding protein produces the protein MGYITYDELTYRDSDTNEIKGFFPELLELIAEEMGIDSGDIEYVATDWSDFATGLQTGRYDFAIAGLFSTIPRATSAAFTDPIFYLGNSAMVLDGDDRFDDIENVMDLDQEDLTIAVVSGEQSHDFVRNNFENAEIEVVRSSDLTSAMLQVMSRRADVAMSDHFVVRKFVAQQDGTRDLFPDNPWNIQPITWAVRHEDQQLLTFLNNAIEYMVSTGQLQELMRDPRYEDVPFIRPVRELEPIN
- a CDS encoding amino acid ABC transporter permease, with amino-acid sequence MDYQFNFAVVWEYRWVLGQSIWITLQISLAAILLGTAMGVLLGSVRHYAARSLLAFPAWALATGYVYLFLSIPALVFMLWLYYCLPLFGINISAYYTAILALALNLSPFAAEIFRSGLANIPKGELNAAQAIGYTRLQTLALFMVPQIFRNSVPPMMNQYYTTIKLSSLASVIGVFEIVNTSQEVINQTYRTLEVYTAVALCYAVIIVPLAVLSKKYEDRVLIKRV